A window of Candidatus Saccharibacteria bacterium contains these coding sequences:
- a CDS encoding S8 family serine peptidase, translated as MHIALNAGLLLAGVVFAANLASQDPRVATPAADTPAQAAQAADAAPDKSDAQPGTRQAPPASQSTSPQSAAPTPAESRDVSADTKKSDVIVGSNGKSYPIREYKTLATPNDPMTNQWWVATNGMSDVWDIPAGARATKIAVIDTGFALQHEELVDSWAYNEGERGTTASQAPSAPNCTSRSLPLDKSCNGLDDDGNGFVDDSLGWDFINEDATPLAGTTNVNGDGTAHGTSTAGIIAAKYNNAKGTTGVNRYSSILPLQALNDDGLGDSYTVGQSVYYAADAGADVISISLGSDNPDDYLREAVQYALGKGAIVVAASGNDGCDCIVYPANYPEVLAVGANGPDGTASTFSSFGANLDVLAPGESMAAPYWTKINDTTAYASNLAGTSYATPFVSALLGLARSYQPTATWDEITGAMLERANKHNLTVANPRSNSLGFGSAHARNMLQRLTVPRTDQQRFAFDQNFVGSKRAYDCKPGTLPATPVYEIKQGFERRFTISKHQLSTIALQGGFRQVALYSCVGLPTDTVDDVRSVNLSREILNGGGWR; from the coding sequence TTGCATATTGCCTTAAATGCCGGACTGCTGCTTGCCGGGGTTGTCTTTGCTGCCAATCTTGCCTCGCAGGACCCCCGGGTTGCCACTCCCGCCGCCGATACGCCCGCTCAGGCCGCGCAAGCCGCTGACGCCGCGCCAGACAAGAGTGACGCCCAGCCAGGCACCAGGCAGGCCCCGCCCGCCAGCCAAAGCACATCACCACAATCCGCCGCACCGACACCGGCCGAAAGCCGCGATGTTTCGGCTGACACCAAGAAGTCTGATGTCATCGTCGGCAGCAACGGCAAGAGCTACCCCATCCGCGAATACAAGACGTTAGCGACGCCAAATGACCCCATGACCAACCAATGGTGGGTGGCCACCAATGGCATGAGTGATGTCTGGGATATCCCGGCCGGCGCCCGCGCCACGAAGATCGCCGTCATCGATACCGGTTTCGCGCTGCAGCACGAGGAGCTGGTGGACAGCTGGGCATATAACGAAGGTGAGCGGGGCACTACCGCCAGCCAGGCGCCAAGCGCACCGAACTGCACCAGCCGCAGCCTGCCGCTCGACAAATCATGCAACGGGCTGGATGATGACGGCAACGGCTTCGTCGACGACAGCCTTGGCTGGGACTTCATCAACGAAGACGCCACCCCGCTCGCCGGCACCACCAACGTCAATGGCGACGGTACCGCCCATGGCACTTCCACCGCCGGCATCATTGCCGCCAAGTACAATAACGCCAAAGGTACCACCGGTGTCAACCGCTACAGCTCCATCCTGCCGCTCCAGGCGCTCAATGACGACGGACTGGGTGATTCGTATACCGTCGGCCAGTCGGTCTACTACGCCGCTGATGCCGGCGCGGATGTCATCAGCATCAGCCTGGGCTCCGACAACCCCGACGATTATCTGCGTGAAGCCGTGCAGTACGCACTCGGCAAAGGCGCTATCGTCGTCGCTGCATCCGGTAATGATGGTTGCGACTGCATCGTCTATCCGGCCAACTATCCAGAGGTACTTGCCGTCGGTGCAAACGGCCCGGACGGCACCGCCTCCACCTTTAGCAGCTTCGGGGCCAACCTTGATGTTCTTGCTCCCGGTGAGTCGATGGCAGCTCCCTACTGGACCAAGATCAATGACACGACGGCATACGCCAGCAATCTGGCCGGCACTTCATACGCCACACCGTTCGTCAGTGCCCTGCTGGGCCTGGCGCGCAGCTACCAGCCTACTGCGACGTGGGACGAGATCACCGGAGCCATGCTGGAACGCGCCAACAAGCATAACCTGACCGTAGCCAATCCGCGTTCAAACTCGCTGGGTTTCGGTTCGGCGCATGCCAGGAACATGCTGCAGCGCCTGACGGTACCGCGCACCGACCAGCAGCGCTTTGCCTTCGACCAGAACTTCGTCGGCAGCAAGCGTGCCTACGATTGCAAACCAGGCACGTTGCCCGCTACGCCCGTCTACGAGATCAAGCAAGGCTTCGAACGACGCTTCACCATCAGCAAGCATCAGTTATCTACCATTGCCCTGCAAGGCGGCTTCCGTCAAGTAGCGCTCTATAGTTGCGTCGGACTGCCAACCGACACTGTCGATGACGTCCGCTCGGTCAATCTTTCGCGGGAAATTCTTAACGGCGGCGGTTGGCGCTAG